From Pseudomonas sp. AN-1:
CATGATGTTCTCCGCTGGGGAATGGGGATGCCTCCACCATAGCGCCGCCCCGCGCGGCTGTCTCGCCCCCTGTGCGCGGGCGCCCGCCGGTGCGGGCTTGCGCTACAATGCGCGGCGTTCCGACTTGCCGAGAGAGCCCCATGTCCTGCCAGACCCCGATCATCGTCGCCCTGGATTTCCCTAACCGTGAAGCCGCGCTGGCCCTGGCCGACCAGCTCGATCCGCAGCTGTGCCGGGTCAAGGTCGGCAAGGAGCTGTTCACCCGCTGCGGCCCGCAGATCGTCGAGACGCTGGCCGGCAAGGGCTTCGAGGTGTTCCTCGACCTGAAATTCCACGATATCCCCAACACCACGGCGATGGCGGTCAAGGCCGCCGCCGAGCTGGGCGTGTGGATGGTCAACGTGCACTGCTCCGGCGGCCTGCGCATGATGGCCGCCTGCCGCGAGACCCTGGATGCGCTCAGCGGCGCCAAGCCGCTGCTGATCGGCGTGACCGTGCTGACCAGCATGGAGCGCGGCGACCTGGCCGGCATCGGCCTCGACATCGAGCCGCAGGAGCAGGTGCTGCGCCTGGCCGCCCTGGCCGCCCAGGCCGGTCTCGACGGCCTGGTCTGTTCCGCCCAGGAAGCGCCGGCGCTCAAGGCCGCCCAGCCGCAGCTGCAGCTGGTCACTCCGGGCATCCGCCCGGCCGGCAGCGCTCAGGACGACCAGCGCCGCATCCTCACCCCGCGCCAGGCGCTGGATGCGGGCTCCGACTACCTGGTGATCGGCCGGCCGATCAGCCAGGCCGCTGACCCGGCTGCCGCCCTCGCCGCGGTGGTGGCCGAGCTGCGCGGCTGACCGGCAGCGCTCGCAGAGGCAGGCAGGGCGCGCGGCGATGAGCGACTACGACCCCTACCGTCCGCCCCGGGCGCCGCTGCTCGATCCGCACCTGCCGCCGGCCTTCGCCGGCGGCGACTGGAGCCGCGGCCAGTTGCGCGTGCTCGGCGCCCTGAGCCTGGGCTGCCTGTCCGGCCTGCTGGTGCTGCTGCTGGTAGCGTTGTGGCGGCTGTTCAATCCGCAGCTGCCGCCGCTGCCCTTCGTTCACCTGCTCAGCCTGCTGCTGGTGCTGCTGTGGGGCTACCTGCTGCTGCGCCTCAGGGATCTGCTGGCGGCGCGCTACGGCCTGCACGGGCTGGGCCAGCCCCTGGCGCTGCAGATGCTGCTCGGCCTGCTGGCCAGCGGTCTTGGCGCGCTGCTCGACGAGCACGCGGCGGGGACCACGGAAAGCGCCCTGCAGCTGGGCTATTTCGCCCTGTCCGTCGCCCTGGGGCTCAGCCTGGTGTGGTTCGCCCTGCGCCTGCGGCGCATCCGCCAGCCCTGGCCGGCGCTGCGCCTGTTCGCCTGGCTGCTGCTGCTCGCCGGTTGCACGGCGGCCAGCGTGGTGCTGCTGGTGCCGGCGCTGCTGCTCGGCCTGGGCGCCGGGGCGGCGCTGGCCTGGGTGTTCTTCGCCGCCGCCGGCGAGCTGGCCGAGGCCGACGAAAAACCGGCCTGAGCGGCCGGTTCCGGTTCAGCGGATCAGGCTGAGGAATTCGCTGCGGGTCGCCGGGTTGTCGCGGAACTCGCCGAGCATCACCGAGCTGACCATCGCCGAATTCTGCTTCTCCACCCCGCGCATCATCATGCACATGTGCCGGGCCTCGATCACCACCGCCACGCCCAGGGCGCCGGTGACTTCCTGCACCGCTTCGGCGATCTGTCGGGTGAGGTTCTCCTGGATCTGCAGGCGGCGGGCGAACATGTCGACGATGCGTGCCACCTTGGACAGGCCGAGTACCTTGCCGTTGGGGATGTAGGCCACGTGTGCCTTGCCGATGAACGGCAGCAGATGGTGCTCGCACAGCGAATACAGCTCGATGTCCCTGACCAGCACCATCTCGCTGTTGTCGGAGCTGAACAGCGCGCCGTTGGTGACTTCCTCGAGACTCTGCGCATAGCCGCGGC
This genomic window contains:
- the pyrF gene encoding orotidine-5'-phosphate decarboxylase, which codes for MSCQTPIIVALDFPNREAALALADQLDPQLCRVKVGKELFTRCGPQIVETLAGKGFEVFLDLKFHDIPNTTAMAVKAAAELGVWMVNVHCSGGLRMMAACRETLDALSGAKPLLIGVTVLTSMERGDLAGIGLDIEPQEQVLRLAALAAQAGLDGLVCSAQEAPALKAAQPQLQLVTPGIRPAGSAQDDQRRILTPRQALDAGSDYLVIGRPISQAADPAAALAAVVAELRG
- the folE gene encoding GTP cyclohydrolase I FolE, translated to MSLEQHYTAILGLLGEDVEREGLQDTPKRAAKAMQYLCRGYAQSLEEVTNGALFSSDNSEMVLVRDIELYSLCEHHLLPFIGKAHVAYIPNGKVLGLSKVARIVDMFARRLQIQENLTRQIAEAVQEVTGALGVAVVIEARHMCMMMRGVEKQNSAMVSSVMLGEFRDNPATRSEFLSLIR